The genomic region GAACGCAAAAACTTATCGTAAATAAAAGAATCTTCATGCATGTTTTCAATGTAATTTATTGCTAATTCATAATAGCCATAATGGTTCAATTCTTTCAAAAATTCATAAAAATCCTCTTTATTGTCAAAAATCACCCTAGAGCTGAACATCAAATCTTCAAACGCTTCCTTAAAACCGCGCTCCAAGCTCAAGCGTTTGAAATCCGCGTACAAAATGCCGTTCAATTCCTCGCCTTTTTGAGAAATTTGCGCATCAATCTTTTCAGTCATTTGGTTCAATCCCTCATCAAAAGAAGCGATCAAATTGATGATTTGCTCTTCAGCCTGGTTTTTTAAGCTTCGTTTTTGCATAGCGATCAAGCTTTGATACAATTCATAAAAGCTATGGGCTTCTTTAGGGAAATCCTTAGCGATGTCGCTTAATAACGCCCCCACTTTGGCTTTTTGGTTGTCTTTATCCAAAAACAACACTTCAGAAAAAAGGCGTAACGCTTCAGCGTAATGGGCTTGCTTGAACGCTAAAAATCCCTCTTTAATCAACGCGCGCTTTTTAAATTCATAATCAAACTTTTGCATGCCTAATAATCCTTAAAGCTTATCAAACTCCTTAGCGTTTTCTAAGCACACCACTTCTAAATTGGGGTGAATATCCATTTTAAGCTGCCTTTCAATGACATTTTTTAAAGTGATCTTACTGCTAGAGCAAGTCTTACACGCTCCCTCTAAAGCCACATAAATTTTCATGCTTTTCACCCCTAGCACTTCAATATTACCGCCATCTTTGAGCAAGTAAGGGCGGATCTTTTCTATCACAATACGCACCGGTTTTTGTAAATCTTCATCGCTAAATTCTATCATTTTTAAAAACCTTATTTTTAAAATTTTACTTTAAGATACCATATAATGAGCCATTTTTATCAAACAACGCTTTTTAAGAGTGGCTCAAGGGCTAATTGGATAGAATAGAGCCACTATTAGAATAAGGTTTTGGTGACGATATGGAAATTAAAAACATCAAAGAGTTTGAAAAAGCTTCCAAAAAACTCCAAAAAGACACTTTAAAAATCGCTCTCGCTCTTTTGTTTCTCATCGGTGCCGCTTTGCTCGCTCTCATTTTTGGGCAGGCTAATTCTAAGGGATTGTTGCTTATTTTTGCGGCCGTGATTGGGGGGTATATGGCGACGAATATTGGCGCGAATGATGTGTCTAATAATGTCGGCCCTGCCGTAGGCTCTAAAGCCATTAGCATGGGTGGGGCGATTTTGATCGCTGCGATTTGTGAAATGCTAGGAGCGATCATTGCTGGGGGGAAGTGGTTTCTACGATTAAGGGCCGTATCGTTTCGCCTGAATTTATTAACGATGCGCATGTTTTCATTAATGTCATGTTGGCTAGCTTACTCAGTGGGGCGTTATGGTTGCATGTAGCGACTTTAATAGGCGCTCCCGTTTCCACTTCACACTCTGTAGTGGGGGGATTATGGGGGCTGGAATGGCAGCAGCTGGAATGGCAGCTGTCAATTGGCATTTTTTATCAGGTATTGTGGCCAGTTGGGTAATTTCGCCTTTAATGGGGGCTTTGATAGCCATGTTTTTTTTAATGCTCATTAAAAAGACTATCGCTTATAAAGAAGATAAAAAGAGCGCGGCTTTAAAGGTCGTGCCTTATTTGGTAGCGTTGATGAGCTTAGCCTTTAGCTGGTATTTGATGGTTAAGGTTTTAAAACGCCTTTATACGGTGGGTTTTGAAATCCAGCTGGCTTGCGGCTGTATCCTTGCACTTTTGATTTTTATTCTTTTTAAAAGATTTGTGTTAAAAAAAGCCCCGCAATTAGAAAATAGCCATGAAAGCATTAATGAGCTTTTCAATGTCCCTTTGATTTTTGCCGCCGCACTTTTAAGCTTTGCGCATGGGGCTAATGATGTGGCTAACGCTATTGGCCCCTTAGCCGCAATCAGTCAAACTTTAGAAGATGCAAATAGCCCTATGGGGAATACTTTAAGCTCTGTGCCTTTGTGGATTATGGTAGTAGGGGCAGCTGGGATCGCTTTAGGCTTGAGTTTGTATGGGCCAAAGCTCATTAAAACGGTGGGGTCAGAAATCACAGAATTAGACAAAATGCAAGCTTTTTGCATCGCGCTTTCTGCAGTCATTACCGTGCTTTTAGCCTCTCAATTAGGCTTGCCGGTAAGCTCTACGCATATTGTGGTGGGCGCGGTGTTTGGGGTGGGCTTTTTAAGGGAGCGTTTAAGAGAGCAATCCAGAAGGCGTTTTGCTAGAATCAGAGACAACATTGTAGCGGCGCACTTTGGGGAAGATTTAGAAGAAATTGAAGGTTTTTTAGAACGCTTTGATAAAGCCAATTTGAAAGAAAAATCGCTCATGCTAGAGAGCTTGAAAAAAAGCAAGAACACCGCCATCGCTTTGGAATTGAAAAAGAAAGAAAAAAAGTCGCTTAAAAAAGTGTATAAAGAAGAAGTGATCAAACGCTCCATTTTAAAAAAGATTGTTACCGCTTGGTTGGTAACCGTGCCGGTTTCTGCGCTTTTAGGTGCACTTCTTTTTGTGGCTCTTGGTTTTATAGAAAAGTATTTCTAGGGTTTTTGAAGGCTTGATTTTTAAAGTTAGGCTTAATCTTTTATGTTAAAATTCTGAGATTTTATATATTTTATATTTATCGTTAGGTTTTAGGTTTAAAGTTATGGGGAGGAATCAAGGAGCTTATTTGGATTCGTCTGAATCAATTCTGATGTTGATGGTTGCTTTTTTATTGGTGCTGTTGAACGCTTTTTTTGTGCTTTCGGAGTTTGCCCTTGTGAAAGTGCGTAAAACCCGCTTAGAAGAGCTGGTTAAAATCGGTAATTCCAACGCTAAACTCGCTTTAAAGATGAGTCAAAGACTAGACACTTATTTGAGCGCCACGCAGTTAGGCATCACCCTTTCTTCATTAGCTTTAGGCTGGGTGG from Helicobacter pylori harbors:
- a CDS encoding histidine kinase, with translation MQKFDYEFKKRALIKEGFLAFKQAHYAEALRLFSEVLFLDKDNQKAKVGALLSDIAKDFPKEAHSFYELYQSLIAMQKRSLKNQAEEQIINLIASFDEGLNQMTEKIDAQISQKGEELNGILYADFKRLSLERGFKEAFEDLMFSSRVIFDNKEDFYEFLKELNHYGYYELAINYIENMHEDSFIYDKFLRSLLEYALKSNKA
- a CDS encoding NifU family protein produces the protein MIEFSDEDLQKPVRIVIEKIRPYLLKDGGNIEVLGVKSMKIYVALEGACKTCSSSKITLKNVIERQLKMDIHPNLEVVCLENAKEFDKL